One Aegilops tauschii subsp. strangulata cultivar AL8/78 chromosome 2, Aet v6.0, whole genome shotgun sequence genomic window, ACCAACAACCTTACTCAAAAGGAAACGGATGCGCTGAGTGCTGCAGGCATGACGTCCTCGCAGGTGCTTTGCAGTTTTTTTCCGTTAATTTTCTTGTTGTGTCATGAGATGTTTGTTTCCGTGTGGCAATCATGCAACTTCTCTACACTTGCTCTCCTTTGTGCCTACTGTAGAGTCCTTGAGACCATTTGCAGAGGTATAGGAAGGTCCTTCCTGCTGTGCTTTGTCGTAGGACTACTGCACTATAATTCTGTTTATCTGATTGCACTTTGTAATTTGGAGTTCCCCTATAATGTTCCAATGAGTAATATTTAAGGGTATTATGTTTCACTGCGTTTAAGAGGCacgcgcgcgcggggggggggggggggggggggtattcatttttcgACTCCAGTATCCATTGCTGCCTGATGTATACAATGTTCCAATGAGGAATATTTGAGGGTACTATTTCACTACCTTTAAGAAGGGGGTATTTATTTTGCAACTCTTCAGTATCCACTGCTGTCTGATGTAAATTGCACAAGAGAAGAAGTTAATGGCAGTGGTACCATGTGCTGACCCCACACAAGAAAGGATCgggtccggaatgatgatatacgtgAGAGAATTGGGGTACCACCGATTGAAGAGAAGCTTATCCAACATTGTCTGAGATGGTTTGGACATATacagcgcaggcctccagaagctccagtgcatagcggacgttTAAAGCGTGCCGATATTGTCAAGAGAGGTCTGAAGGACTGGaatatcaccaaagaactagccaTGGACAGGGGCGCGTGGAAGTTAGCTATCCACGTGCCAGAACCATGAGCTGGTttcgagatcttatgggtttcagctctagtctaccccaacttgtttgggattATTAAAGGCttagttgttgttgttgtggtaACACGTGCCGACCAGCTTTAAGAAATTGTTTGTCTGAATAATCCCATATGTGTACTGTTTCCCAGATATGTTACTTATTTCACAATAAACTAAAATATTTCCCCAAATTTGCAGGTGCATAATGATAGCTATACAGATGGAAGCATGGGCTATCCGCTATTAAAGCAGTCATCATTGGACCTCTTCAAGATTGAGCCCAATGGGTTGAAGAAATTTGACAGCTTCTCGAAATGGATGAGTGATGAACTTGCAGCTGATCTGGATATCAAATCCACTTCTGATGCTTTCTGGAGCAGTACTGAAACTGTAAATGTTGCTGATGGCTCTAGTATGAGTATACCTATGAACGAGCAGCTAGATGCATATGTGGTCAGCCCCTCGCTTTCCCAAGATCAGCTCTTCAGCATTATTGACGTTTCCCCAAGCTGGGCGTACACTGGCTCTCAAAATAAGGTTTGCAGTCTTTTTTTATTCCATTCTGCTTTTATTTTGGTAATAGGCACGATATGAACACACTGGTATGCTCTATGTTAAGCATTCTGTTGTGGACTTCTAAAAGTTATAATGATTACCATTAATCATCTTTATTCCGCTTGTCACCCCAATGCAGGTCTTAATTACCTACTAGTATGCTCTATGTTGATCGTTATGTTGACTTCTAAATGTTATAATGATTACCATTAATCATCTTTATTCTGCTTGTCACCCCAATGCAGGTCTTAATTACTGGTACATTCTTGACAAATAAAGAACATGTCGAAAATTGTAAGTGGTCATGTATGTTCGGGGATGTTGAAGTACCGGTTGAAGTTTTAGCAGATGGCTCCCTGCGCTGCTATACACCAGTACATCAATCTGGACGAGTTCCATTTTATGTGACATGCTCTAATAGGGTAGCTTGTAGTGAAGTAAGAGAATTCGAGTTTCATGATTCCGAGACCCAGCATATGGAGGCAGCAGATCCCCATATTACTGGTATCAATGAAATGCATTTACATATCCGTCTTGAGAAGTTGCTTTCCCTGGGACCAGATGACTATGAGAAGTATGTTATGAGTGGTGGAAATGAGAAGTCCGAGTTAATCAGCACTATTGGTTCCCTGATGCTTGATGATAAATTTACAAACCTGTCAGCACCATCGGATGAAGAATTTTCTGCTGCACAGGACAAGAATCTTGAGAAATCGGTCAAAGATAAGCTATATTATTGGCTTATCCATAAGATACATGATGATGGGAAAGGTCCCAATGTGTTAGGCAAGGAAGGGCAAGGCGTGATCCATTTAGTAGCTGCACTTGGCTATGATTGGGCTATAAGACCAATTATTGCTGCAGGCGTACATGTGAACTTTAGGGATGTGCGTGGATGGACTGCGCTTCACTGGGCAGCGTCATGTGGAAGGTAATGGATTAATGTTTGTACCTGTCAGTATTTCATGTTTACTCATCTATGTTGAACTTACAGTGTCTATTATTTAGAGAGCGGACAGTTGGTGCCCTGATAACAAATGGAGCTGCAGCTGGTGCATTAACAGACCCAACTCCTCATTTCTTATCTGGAAGAACACCTGCTGATTTAGCATCAGACAATGGACACAAAGGCATTGCGGGTTTCCTTGCAGAGTCTGCCTTGACAAGTCATCTTTCAGCACTTACATTGAAAGAAGCAAAGGGTTGCAATGTGGAAGAAATTTGTGGATCAGCTGAAGCCGATGGCTTTGCAGAACCAACTTCTGCTCAGCTTTCTCGCCAAGATTCTCAGGCAGAGTCATTAAAAGATTCACTTAGTGCTGTTCGTAAATCAACTCTAGCTGCATCCAAAATATTTCAAGCTTTTAGGGTAGAGTCATTCCACAGAAAGAAGGTGGTTGAATATGGAGATGATGATTGCGGATTATCTGATGAGCGCACTCTTTCACTTGTTTCTCTTAAAAATACCAAATCTGGACAGAATGATATGCCGCATTCTGCTGCAGTTCGTATCCAAAACAAGTTTAGAGGATGGAAAGGGAGAAAGGAGTTTATGATTATTCGACAGAAAATCATCAAGATACAGGTATGCTCTGTTCTAATCTAACATATCCTTATCTTTTTGTATGCCTAACTCTCGTATAACCACATAATGCTGCATATTTTCTTGTAGCACATTCATATGATTGCTGACATGACAATTAGTACTTGGTTCTCTTTAACTCTTTGTGTTTTAACTTGGGAGTTGATATTTGTGTTTGAGGCTATAGGCCAACTAAGTGGTTTGATGGAACTATGCTTTCTATATGCAATGGATTAATCCGTGTTTAAATTGTTAGTCAAAAAATCATTTTAATGTGGTTTATACTCAAGGCATATTTATGATACTCTGCTCCTTTTTATTTTTCGGGATAATTTGTTATTGTACTTCGAAGCTGAGGTGAGTGTATGTAACTAGTTGCAGTTTATACTCCTGACATTTTTATTGAACCAGTAACTGTTCCTTTGAATCTTTTGGGGTACTTGGTCATTTTGAATGCGCTTATTCCAATCCACTAATTCAAAAAATAGAGGCGAGATTATTTAGCATCTGGTTCAATCACGTTTTAGATGAGAGAAAAGGTAACATGAAGCCAAATGTTATGGCAGTATTTACATGAGGTGCGTGACTCGTGGAAATGACATGAGTGGTCTCAACTCGTGAGTTGCAGATGTTGCGCTATCTTGATACGAGTAATTCCAGTTGATTACTCCAGTTGTATTAGGCTGTCAACTACTATAAAAATGCTAATATTGCTTATGGATTATACTTCTACTTGTGTTTTTCACTAGGCTCATATAAGAGGACATCAAGTAAGGAGAAACTATAAAAAGGTAATCTGGTCAGTAGGCATCGTGGAGAAAGTTATACTGAGGTGGAGGAGAAAGGGACGGGGCTTGCGTGGTTTCCAACCTGACAAACAACTTGAAGGGCCGTCCTCGCAGATCCAACCTGCAGAAGGTGGATCTGCAGAAGCTGAAGATGAATACGACTTCTTGAAGGATGGCAGGAAGCAGGCTGAAGGCAGACTACAGAGGTCATTAGCTCGTGTGAAATCAATGACTCAATACCCAGAAGCAAGAGAACAATACAGTAGGCTGCAAGCCTGTGTTACAGAACTACAAGAGTCCAAGGTTGGCTTCCTTTTTCCGTAACTTATTATTAGCATCTTGAACCATTGTTACATAAAAATGAAGGATATAACATACATTCCCTCCTATTGTTTCTCCTACTTATCTTTGCTGGAGCGCCCATCTGAACATGGCACCTTCATCTAACTGGGATCTGTATTTTTTATGGTTTTGGACAGGCGATACAGGATAAGATGCTAAGCGATGCAGCTGGCGGCGATGGAGGTGATTTCATGGTTGATCTGGAGGATTTGTGCGCGGATGAGCTGTTAGACACACCGATGTCCACTATTTTGTGACGTTGATGGGCTTTTACTAGACCAGTTAGGCTGTGACTTGTTCGTTTTACCAGACTAGTTGTAAATTCTTGTGCTAGATGTTCACTGCTCACCATTTGACTCAGTATAGCTAATACTGTAATACATGGGACATATATAGTTCTTCTATTAGTCACTTCATGGTTGGTTTATGCATGGCTCCTTGGCTGCTGAATCGCGGCGCAATGTTTTCCTTTTCTTGAGAGGCTCTAGTCTAGCTGGGATGAAAGCTGTCACTGACCATGAACGCATTTTCTAGTGGGAGGTCAAACTACGGCCCATTAGCAGCTTGTGAGATCAAAACGAATAGCCGAGACCAACCATGAACCCCTCTCCCACCAAAATGAGCAAACCGAGATGGTTTCCCATCAAAATGAAGGCATGAAGGTGAACCAAGGAAGGAGTGAGAGGAGCACAAGCCTCTGGTCACTTCGAATCGTCTCCAGCAACTAGCAGTTAACCAGCACGGAGCGCAGCCCAGGGAATATCTTTGATATGCCCCCAGCCCCCTCTTTAAACATTACTTTTACTTTCTGAGGATgtagaaaaaaagagagaaaaaactTTTACTTATCCACCTTTGGAACTCTCCAAGCTGAACAACAGTAGCCgaacttttttttttttgcgagaaaaccttcaatctattcatcttctatcatagcagtacaacgaacactagaaataataaaaattacatccagatccgtagaccacctagcgacgattacaatcactgaagcgagccgaaggcgcgccgccgtcatcgcccctccctcgccggagtcgggcacaacttgttgtagtagacagtcgggaagtcgtcgtggtAAGGCCCcgtaggaccagcgcaccagaacaacaaccgCCGTTGATGAAGAATAATGTAGATcgaaaggatccaacctgaagacacacgaACATAGACAAACCACAaccagatccgagcaaatccaccgaGGATAGAttcgccggagacacacctccacacgcccaccaccAATGCTAGACGCACCACCGGAACGGGGactaggcggggagacctttattccatcttcagggagccgccgccgtctcgtc contains:
- the LOC109782494 gene encoding calmodulin-binding transcription activator 2 isoform X2, which gives rise to MQQPVDGVMMDNRLGAPAPSTSVNNLGYQDENQARTANISNNFVTHHGIASVFNDVGAGLRSGSKTALDSVHFGEPFPEYPTGFTEPTLYSSVTTMGSNNLDDNSRLETLMTEALYTNNLTQKETDALSAAGMTSSQVHNDSYTDGSMGYPLLKQSSLDLFKIEPNGLKKFDSFSKWMSDELAADLDIKSTSDAFWSSTETVNVADGSSMSIPMNEQLDAYVVSPSLSQDQLFSIIDVSPSWAYTGSQNKVLITGTFLTNKEHVENCKWSCMFGDVEVPVEVLADGSLRCYTPVHQSGRVPFYVTCSNRVACSEVREFEFHDSETQHMEAADPHITGINEMHLHIRLEKLLSLGPDDYEKYVMSGGNEKSELISTIGSLMLDDKFTNLSAPSDEEFSAAQDKNLEKSVKDKLYYWLIHKIHDDGKGPNVLGKEGQGVIHLVAALGYDWAIRPIIAAGVHVNFRDVRGWTALHWAASCGRERTVGALITNGAAAGALTDPTPHFLSGRTPADLASDNGHKGIAGFLAESALTSHLSALTLKEAKGCNVEEICGSAEADGFAEPTSAQLSRQDSQAESLKDSLSAVRKSTLAASKIFQAFRVESFHRKKVVEYGDDDCGLSDERTLSLVSLKNTKSGQNDMPHSAAVRIQNKFRGWKGRKEFMIIRQKIIKIQAHIRGHQVRRNYKKVIWSVGIVEKVILRWRRKGRGLRGFQPDKQLEGPSSQIQPAEGGSAEAEDEYDFLKDGRKQAEGRLQRSLARVKSMTQYPEAREQYSRLQACVTELQESKAIQDKMLSDAAGGDGGDFMVDLEDLCADELLDTPMSTIL
- the LOC109782494 gene encoding calmodulin-binding transcription activator 2 isoform X1, which encodes MAEMHKYGLSNQPPDIPQILQEAQNRWLRPTEICQILSNYKKFSIAPEPPNRPPSGSLFLFDRKILRYFRKDGHIWRKKKDGKTVKEAHEKLKVGSVDVLHCYYAHGEENENFQRRTYWLLEEGFMNIVLVHYLEIKGGKQSFSRSKEAEDSPACSNSFASQSQVASQTMDAESPYSGQISEYEDAETDNSRASSRYHPFVEMQQPVDGVMMDNRLGAPAPSTSVNNLGYQDENQARTANISNNFVTHHGIASVFNDVGAGLRSGSKTALDSVHFGEPFPEYPTGFTEPTLYSSVTTMGSNNLDDNSRLETLMTEALYTNNLTQKETDALSAAGMTSSQVHNDSYTDGSMGYPLLKQSSLDLFKIEPNGLKKFDSFSKWMSDELAADLDIKSTSDAFWSSTETVNVADGSSMSIPMNEQLDAYVVSPSLSQDQLFSIIDVSPSWAYTGSQNKVLITGTFLTNKEHVENCKWSCMFGDVEVPVEVLADGSLRCYTPVHQSGRVPFYVTCSNRVACSEVREFEFHDSETQHMEAADPHITGINEMHLHIRLEKLLSLGPDDYEKYVMSGGNEKSELISTIGSLMLDDKFTNLSAPSDEEFSAAQDKNLEKSVKDKLYYWLIHKIHDDGKGPNVLGKEGQGVIHLVAALGYDWAIRPIIAAGVHVNFRDVRGWTALHWAASCGRERTVGALITNGAAAGALTDPTPHFLSGRTPADLASDNGHKGIAGFLAESALTSHLSALTLKEAKGCNVEEICGSAEADGFAEPTSAQLSRQDSQAESLKDSLSAVRKSTLAASKIFQAFRVESFHRKKVVEYGDDDCGLSDERTLSLVSLKNTKSGQNDMPHSAAVRIQNKFRGWKGRKEFMIIRQKIIKIQAHIRGHQVRRNYKKVIWSVGIVEKVILRWRRKGRGLRGFQPDKQLEGPSSQIQPAEGGSAEAEDEYDFLKDGRKQAEGRLQRSLARVKSMTQYPEAREQYSRLQACVTELQESKAIQDKMLSDAAGGDGGDFMVDLEDLCADELLDTPMSTIL